In one window of Oryza sativa Japonica Group chromosome 9, ASM3414082v1 DNA:
- the LOC4346389 gene encoding probable LRR receptor-like serine/threonine-protein kinase At4g37250, translated as MPSNLHACHWHLHSMSSSMAISLLLLLLLLGAGHMTQPTAAALNQDGVLLLSFKFSLLADPLASLAGWGYSDDTPCAWNGVVCMAFPSSSASEAARVVSVVLPNAQLVGPIARELGLIEHLRHLDLSGNALNGTVPVELLRAPELRVLSLAGNGINGALPDQVGQLRSLRALNLAGNALSGPIPANLTLLPNLTAVSLANNFFSGALPVGGFPALQVLDVSSNLLNGTLPPDFGGAALRYVNLSSNRLAGAIPPEMASRLPPNVTIDLSYNNLTGAIPTLAPFTVQRPTAFAGNAELCGRPLDSLCASAADPPINGTARSPPAIAAIPKNPTEALPGDDTGAPASGSGQQGRMRMATIIAIAAGDVAGIAVLVVVFMYVYQVRKKRQREEAAKQRMGVVFKKPEPDESPDGIGRSLSCCLRKKAGDESDSTEEVTDTSASKEGVVAAKAKTDDKKGKDGGGGAVLVTVDGEVELEMETLLKASAYILGAAGSSIVYKAVLADGAVLAVRRIGSDDAGVRRFSEFDAHMRAIARLRHANILRLRGFYWGPDEMLLIHDFAANGSLANISVKRKTGSSPISLSWSSRLRIARGVARGLAFLHDKKFVHGNVRPSNILLDADMEPLLADLGIHRLIRGGDTLKPAAAAGAGRFGSKRSAKSLPDLSPPPGASPLAGPSGSGDTAVAQYQAPEGVKNPKANAKWDVYSLGMVLLELVAGRALTSLELCQWSSAEESGQQVFRLADAALRGEMAGREEALASCLRLGFACCAMAPHKRPSMKEVVAAMDRIPSPSSSAQ; from the exons GACccagccgacggcggcggcgctcaacCAGGACGGCGTGCTGCTCCTCTCCTTCAAGTTCTCGCTCTTGGCTGACCCGctcgcctccctcgccggcTGGGGCTACTCCGACGACACGCCCTGCGCCTGGAACGGCGTCGTCTGCATGGCcttcccgtcgtcgtcggcgtcggaggcggcgagggtggtgaGCGTCGTCCTGCCCAACGCGCAGCTGGTCGGCCCCATTGCCAGGGAGCTCGGCCTCATCGAGCACCTCCGCCACCTCGACCTCTCCGGCAACGCGCTCAACGGCACCGTCCCCGTCGAGCTGCTGCGCGCGCCGGAGCTCCGCGTGCTCTCGCTCGCCGGCAACGGCATCAACGGCGCCCTGCCCGACCAGGTCGGCCAGCTCCGCAGCCTCCGCGCGCTCAACCTCGCCGGGAACGCCCTCTCCGGCCCCATCCCGGCGAACCTCACCCTGCTCCCCAACCTCACCGCCGTCTCCTTGGCCAACAACTTCTTCTCCGGCGCGCTCCCCGTCGGGGGCTTCCCGGCGCTGCAGGTGCTCGACGTCAGCTCCAACCTCCTCAACGGCACGCTCCCGCCGGActtcggcggcgccgcgctGCGCTACGTCAACCTCTCCTCcaaccgcctcgccggcgccatcccgCCGGAGATGGCGTCGCGCCTGCCGCCCAACGTCACCATCGACCTCTCCTACAACAACCTCACCGGCGCCATTCCCACGCTGGCGCCCTTCACCGTGCAGAGGCCCACGGCGTTCGCGGGCAACGCCGAGCTGTGCGGGAGGCCGCTCGACAGCCTCTGCGCCTCCGCCGCGGATCCACCCATCAATGGCACGgcacgctcgccgccggccatcgcGGCGATACCCAAGAACCCCACCGAGGCGCTGCCCGGCGATGACACCGGAGCGCCGGCGTCAGGATCAGGCCAGCAGGGCAGGATGAGGATGGCCACcatcatcgccatcgccgccggcgacgtggccggCATCGCCGTCCTGGTGGTGGTGTTCATGTACGTGTACCaggtgaggaagaagaggcagcgggaggaggcggcgaagcAGAGGATGGGCGTCGTGTTCAAGAAGCCGGAGCCCGACGAGTCGCCGGACGGCATCGGCCGGAGCCTGTCGTGCTGCCTGCGGAAGAAGGCCGGAGACGAGAGCGACAGCACGGAGGAGGTGACTGACACGTCGGCGTCCAAGgagggcgtcgtcgccgccaaggCCAAGACGGACGACAAGAAgggcaaggacggcggcggcggcgcggtgctgGTGACGGTGGacggagaggtggagctggagatgGAGACGCTGCTGAAGGCGTCGGCGTACATCCTGGGCGCGGCGGGCAGCAGCATCGTGTACAAGGCGGTGCTGGCCGACGGCGCCGTGCTGGCGGTGCGCAGGATCGGCAGCGACGACGCCGGCGTGAGGCGGTTCAGCGAGTTCGACGCCCACATGCGCGCCATCGCCAGGCTCCGCCACGCCAacatcctccgcctccgcggctTCTACTGGGGACCCGACGAGATGCTCCTCATCCACGACTTCGCCGCCAATGGCAGCCTCGCCAACATCTCCGTCAAGA GGAAGACGGGGTCGTCGCCGATCAGCCTGAGTTGGAGCTCGCGGCTGCGCATCGCGCGCGGCGTGGCGAGAGGGCTGGCCTTCCTCCACGACAAGAAGTTCGTGCACGGCAACGTTCGCCCCAGCAACATCCTGCTCGACGCCGACATGGAGCCGCTATTGGCGGACCTCGGGATCCACCGGCTCATCCGCGGCGGGGACACGCTCAagccggcggctgcggcgggggcggggcggtTCGGGAGCAAGCGGTCGGCGAAGAGCTTGCCggacctgtcgccgccgccgggcgcgaGCCCGCTGGCGGGGCCGTCCGGGTCCGGCGACACAGCGGTGGCGCAGTACCAGGCGCCGGAGGGCGTGAAGAACCCCAAGGCGAACGCCAAGTGGGACGTCTACTCCTTGGGCATGGTGCTCCTCGAGCTGGTCGCCGGGCGCGCGCTGACGAGCCTGGAGCTCTGCCAGTGGAGCTCCGCGGAGGAGAGCGGGCAGCAGGTGTTCCGGCTGGCCGACGCGGCGCTGCGCGGGGAGAtggccgggagggaggaggcgctgGCGAGCTGCCTCCGGCTGGGGTTCGCGTGCTGCGCCATGGCGCCGCACAAGAGGCCGTCCAtgaaggaggtggtggcggcgatggacaggataccgtcgccgtcgtcgtcggctcaGTGA
- the LOC4346390 gene encoding pentatricopeptide repeat-containing protein At1g79540, producing MRCAAAARSFLPLPSTTRIHTTATASSPSLAAELDAADALHTLLSTLPPSLPALLPCLSLLSPTLTPHAVSDALLCAAIPAASRLRLFLFSALSPRLRSRPLHAHAVSLLLRLSSHADEAMFDALADARAAGLPASSSAFAALVAAHSSAGRHADAVQAFSRMDEFQSRPTAFVYNTILKALVDSGVILLALALYNRMVAAGCAPNRATYNVLMDGLCKQGMAGDALKMFDEMLDRGIMPNVKIYTVLLSSLCNAGKIDEAVQLLGSMKDKGCLPDEVTYNAFLSGLCKVGRVNEAFQRLVMLQDGGFALGLKGYSCLIDGLFQARRFDEGFGYYKTMLERNISPDVVLYTIMIRGCAEAGRIEDALSFLDVMKKKGFVPDTFCYNTVLKVLCDHGDLERAHTLRSEMLQNNLVLDSTTQTIMICGLCKRGLVDEAMQIFDEMGEHGCDPTVMTYNALIDGFYREGRLEEARMLFHKMEMGNNPSLFLRLTLGANQVCDSESLRKLVHDMCQSGQVLKAYKLLRSIIDSGVVPDVVTYNTLINGLCKARNLDGAVRLFKELQLKGISPDEITYGTLIDGLLRAHRENDAMMLFQNILQSGSSPSLSIYNSMMRSLCRMKKLSQAINLWLDYLPKKYNFPVESEVLANAHKEIEDGSLDDGVRELIKIDQEYGYISSNPYTIWLIGLCQVRRTDDALRIFHTLQEFGIDITPACCALLINYLCWDRNLNAAVDIMLYALSKSIILSQPVGNRLLRWLCICYRRQDAQALAWRMHLVGYDMDVYLREPTKSLLYSQ from the coding sequence ATGAGatgtgcggcggcggcacggtccttcctccctctcccctccaccacccgcatccacaccaccgccaccgcatcGTCTCCATctctcgccgccgagctcgacgccgccgacgccctccacACGCTCCTCTCCACGCTCCCGCCCTCGCTCCCCGCGCTGCTCCcctgcctctccctcctctcgccaACCCTCACCCCGCACGCCGTCTCGGATGCCCTCCTCTGcgccgccatccccgccgcctcccgcctccgcctcttcctcttctccgccCTCTCGCCGCGCCTCCGCTCCCGCCCGCTCCACGCCCACGCCGtatccctcctcctccgactcTCTTCCCATGCCGACGAGGCCATGTTCGACGCCCTCGCcgacgcccgcgccgccggcctcccggcCTCCTCTTCCGCTTTCGCGGCACTCGTCGCCGCGCACtcctccgccggccgccacgcCGATGCCGTCCAGGCGTTCTCCCGGATGGATGAGTTCCAAAGCCGCCCCACCGCCTTCGTCTACAACACCATCCTCAAGGCCCTCGTCGACAGCGGGGTCATCCTCCTCGCCCTGGCTCTCTACAACcggatggtcgccgccggctgcgCGCCCAACAGGGCCACGTACAATGTACTCATGGACGGGCTGTGCAAGCAGGGTATGGCGGGGGATGCGCTCAagatgttcgacgaaatgcttGACAGGGGGATCATGCCCAATGTGAAGATCTACACCGTCCTGCTCTCGTCCCTGTGCAATGCAGGGAAGATTGACGAAGCCGTGCAGCTTCTGGGGTCGATGAAGGACAAGGGGTGCCTGCCCGACGAGGTCACTTACAACGCCTTCTTGAGTGGTCTGTGCAAAGTTGGTAGGGTCAATGAGGCATTTCAGCGCCTGGTGATGCTGCAAGATGGTGGATTTGCACTGGGGTTAAAAGGGTATAGCTGTTTGATTGATGGTCTGTTCCAGGCCAGGCGTTTTGATGAGGGCTTTGGCTATTACAAGACAATGTTAGAGCGCAACATCTCACCAGACGTTGTTCTGTATACGATAATGATCCGTGGTTGTGCAGAGGCCGGCAGAATTGAGGATGCCTTATCATTCCTTGATGTAATGAAAAAGAAAGGTTTCGTGCCTGACACCTTTTGTTATAACACAGTGCTCAAGGTTCTATGTGATCACGGTGATCTAGAGAGAGCTCACACGTTGAGGTCAGAGATGTTGCAGAATAACTTGGTCCTAGACTCCACTACACAAACTATCATGATATGTGGACTGTGCAAGCGAGGACTTGTTGATGAGGCAATGCAGATTTTTGATGAGATGGGAGAGCATGGTTGTGATCCAACAGTTATGACATACAACGCACTCATTGACGGATTCTACAGGGAGGGCAGACTGGAGGAAGCTCGTATGCTTTTCCATAAGATGGAGATGGGAAATAATCCTTCCTTGTTCCTTCGGTTGACCCTCGGTGCAAACCAGGTGTGTGACAGTGAGAGCCTCCGTAAACTGGTTCATGATATGTGCCAATCTGGCCAGGTGCTAAAAGCATACAAACTTCTTCGAAGTATAATAGACAGTGGAGTCGTTCCTGATGTTGTCACGTATAACACATTGATAAATGGACTCTGTAAAGCGAGGAATCTTGATGGAGCAGTAAGGCTCTTCAAAGAGCTTCAACTCAAAGGAATTTCTCCTGATGAAATCACTTACGGGACTCTTATTGATGGGCTGTTGAGGGCGCACAGAGAAAATGATGCCATGATGTTGTTTCAGAACATTTTGCAGAGCGGTAGCTCCCCGAGTTTGTCAATCTACAATTCTATGATGAGATCGCTATGTAGGATGAAGAAattgtcgcaagcaatcaaccTCTGGTTGGATTACCTGCCAAAAAAGTACAATTTCCCAGTGGAGAGTGAAGTACTTGCTAATGCCCACAAAGAAATTGAAGATGGTTCCCTGGATGATGGAGTAAGGGAGTTAATCAAGATAGATCAAGAATATGGTTATATTAGTTCAAACCCTTATACCATTTGGCTAATTGGGCTTTGTCAGGTAAGGAGAACTGATGATGCACTTAGGATTTTTCATACTCTTCAGGAGTTTGGCATTGACATCACACCAGCATGCTGTGCCCTTCTTATCAATTACTTATGTTGGGATAGAAATCTAAATGCGGCAGTTGATATTATGCTGTATGCATTGAGTAAATCCATCATTTTGTCACAACCTGTAGGCAACCGCTTACTTAGGTGGCTTTGTATCTGTTACAGAAGGCAGGATGCACAAGCTCTTGCATGGAGAATGCATCTTGTAGGATATGATATGGATGTATATCTCCGTGAGCCTACAAAAAGTTTGTTATACAGTCAATAG